The following proteins are co-located in the Pyrobaculum calidifontis JCM 11548 genome:
- the rpl18a gene encoding 50S ribosomal protein L18Ae — protein MPKIYRVVGDTSTGMKFVVEVVGERPYDALEKVYSVLGSRHKLKRTQIRIREVSVVEPSSAKSNEAKMLMVLEKVVRY, from the coding sequence ATGCCTAAGATTTATAGAGTAGTTGGGGACACTTCCACTGGGATGAAGTTTGTCGTAGAGGTCGTGGGTGAGAGGCCTTACGACGCGTTGGAGAAGGTCTACTCTGTTCTCGGCAGTAGGCATAAGCTTAAGAGGACGCAGATTAGGATTAGGGAGGTGTCTGTGGTGGAGCCGTCGTCTGCTAAGTCTAATGAGGCCAAGATGTTGATGGTGTTGGAGAAGGTGGTGAGGTACTAG
- the ftsY gene encoding signal recognition particle-docking protein FtsY produces MFDRLKRTFSKFVNAVVSAVTEDTLGEKEVEEFVTDLYLELVESDVAVEVADALVEELKRRLVGLKVPRFGDKEGAVKRAVVDSVLQILSDVPDVDFYEEGGKLLDRARPVVVMFLGPNGYGKTTTLAKLAYHLMERGYTVVGAAADTFRAGAREQLEEHGRRVGFKVIGGPYGADPASVAFDAVQHARSRGHHFVLIDTAGRMHTDANLMEELRKIQRVAEPHFSIFVFDAQLGNEALEIARYYSKYVRIDGMIATKVDAYPKGGSILTFMYTLKRPVYFLGVGQSYKDLVKFVKLDYVKQLVE; encoded by the coding sequence ATGTTTGATAGGCTTAAGAGGACGTTTTCTAAATTTGTAAACGCGGTTGTATCTGCGGTTACGGAGGACACGTTGGGGGAGAAGGAGGTTGAGGAGTTTGTGACAGATCTCTACCTTGAGCTTGTGGAGAGCGACGTGGCGGTGGAGGTGGCCGACGCCCTTGTGGAGGAGCTCAAGAGGAGGCTAGTCGGCCTGAAGGTGCCTCGGTTTGGGGATAAAGAGGGCGCAGTGAAGCGGGCGGTGGTGGATTCTGTTCTACAGATCCTCTCCGACGTCCCCGACGTCGACTTCTACGAGGAGGGGGGCAAGCTTCTGGATAGGGCCAGGCCGGTGGTGGTAATGTTCCTAGGGCCGAATGGGTACGGCAAGACGACCACTCTCGCCAAGCTTGCATACCACCTAATGGAGAGGGGGTACACCGTCGTGGGGGCCGCGGCCGACACTTTCAGGGCGGGCGCTAGGGAGCAGTTAGAGGAGCATGGGAGGCGGGTTGGGTTCAAGGTCATCGGGGGGCCATATGGGGCTGATCCAGCCTCGGTGGCCTTCGACGCCGTGCAACACGCCAGGTCTAGGGGCCACCACTTCGTCCTCATCGACACGGCGGGGAGAATGCATACCGATGCCAACTTGATGGAGGAGCTTCGGAAGATTCAACGGGTGGCGGAGCCGCACTTCTCCATCTTTGTCTTTGACGCGCAGCTGGGGAACGAGGCGCTAGAGATTGCGCGCTACTACTCGAAATACGTCAGAATAGACGGGATGATTGCGACGAAGGTCGACGCATACCCCAAGGGCGGCTCTATTCTCACCTTTATGTATACTCTGAAGCGGCCAGTGTATTTCCTCGGTGTTGGACAAAGCTACAAAGACCTTGTAAAATTCGTCAAGCTGGACTACGTGAAGCAGTTGGTGGAGTAG
- a CDS encoding 50S ribosomal protein L31e, with translation MSEEKKVVLTREYVINLRRTREVSRTKRAKYAVGLIRRFVARHLKVEPKAVKLGQALNEALWARSIEKPPRRVHVVVEKLDDGTVRVELKQ, from the coding sequence GTGTCTGAGGAAAAGAAGGTAGTCTTGACGAGGGAGTATGTAATAAACCTGAGGAGGACTCGCGAGGTGTCGAGAACCAAGAGGGCTAAGTACGCCGTGGGCCTCATAAGGCGGTTTGTTGCACGCCACCTAAAAGTGGAGCCCAAGGCCGTCAAGCTAGGCCAGGCGCTCAACGAGGCTCTCTGGGCCCGTAGCATTGAGAAACCCCCCAGGAGAGTACATGTTGTGGTAGAAAAGCTAGACGACGGAACTGTCCGCGTGGAGTTGAAACAGTGA
- the pfdA gene encoding prefoldin subunit alpha, with protein sequence MSLSRQDIQRLLEEYQLLNDLLASLQAQHATVSELVEELSTALDGVRLLKSEGGERLVHIGAGIFVGGVFEGREVLTPLGAGYYAFLDLENAERIVKERLEEYSKVKTSLEENIEKLTERALQIRQVLERLGLR encoded by the coding sequence ATGTCTCTCTCTAGGCAGGATATTCAGCGGCTCTTGGAGGAGTACCAGTTGTTGAATGATCTGTTGGCGAGTCTGCAGGCTCAGCACGCCACTGTGTCTGAGCTGGTTGAGGAGCTGAGCACCGCGCTTGACGGTGTGAGGCTTTTGAAGAGCGAGGGCGGCGAGCGGCTCGTGCATATAGGGGCCGGAATCTTCGTGGGGGGCGTTTTCGAGGGGCGGGAGGTGCTTACGCCGCTGGGCGCCGGGTACTACGCCTTCCTCGACTTGGAGAACGCTGAGAGAATTGTCAAAGAGAGGCTTGAGGAGTACTCCAAGGTGAAGACCTCTCTTGAGGAAAACATTGAGAAGCTCACTGAGAGGGCGCTTCAGATACGCCAGGTGCTGGAGAGGCTGGGGCTTAGGTAA
- a CDS encoding translation initiation factor IF-6 encodes MKFDISPARLFGSSSVGVFLATNNTVTFVPPDTPEKIDDLVRNTLRTTVAKFTIAKSPLLGIFTVVNDNGVLLSPLALEEEVKLFKSLGLNVGIVATKYTAVSNLVLANNRAALVSPLLEPQARKTVSDVLGVEVVVDTIAGNPLVGSLAVVNSRGLLVAPEATDDDLKKLADYFKVKVDVGTVNKGKSFLRGGLVVNDYGALVGDETAGPELMRITQVLG; translated from the coding sequence GTGAAGTTCGACATCTCCCCCGCCAGGCTGTTCGGCTCGTCGTCCGTCGGAGTATTCCTAGCCACTAACAATACCGTCACCTTTGTGCCGCCTGACACCCCCGAGAAAATAGACGATTTGGTGCGCAACACCCTCCGCACAACGGTGGCCAAGTTCACCATAGCCAAGTCGCCCCTCCTTGGCATATTCACCGTAGTAAACGACAACGGAGTCCTCCTCTCCCCGCTGGCCCTCGAGGAAGAGGTCAAGCTCTTTAAGTCCCTTGGGCTAAACGTGGGCATCGTGGCCACGAAGTACACAGCGGTGTCCAACCTCGTGCTTGCAAACAACAGGGCGGCTCTGGTGTCCCCCCTCCTGGAGCCTCAGGCGCGTAAGACCGTGTCCGACGTGCTCGGAGTCGAGGTGGTGGTAGACACAATAGCAGGAAATCCGCTGGTGGGGTCACTCGCAGTCGTCAACTCCCGTGGCTTGTTAGTGGCCCCCGAGGCCACAGACGACGACCTGAAGAAGCTGGCCGACTACTTCAAGGTCAAGGTAGACGTAGGCACAGTGAACAAGGGCAAGAGCTTCCTGAGAGGGGGGCTTGTGGTCAACGACTACGGGGCCCTTGTGGGCGACGAGACGGCTGGCCCTGAACTGATGAGGATTACTCAAGTACTTGGCTAG